One genomic segment of Acanthopagrus latus isolate v.2019 chromosome 14, fAcaLat1.1, whole genome shotgun sequence includes these proteins:
- the mcm10 gene encoding protein MCM10 homolog isoform X1 — MDSEDDLDILTALLAENEGIGEQQGGQEEQADDLEGLFDDDNDEGEEYKDGIEEDAEKDDSMSELFGDVDDIEHEETDTKEKESAGEVCESLDRSREDLQDELRRMQEQMRRLQQQLNASQKASASCSAPVTAAGRSAAPKTLTPKPTPPRQPSKQTPAKPDAAIQRTKTQAAATSSSTPVREGGVKLQESSDFFDQLNNADSFKRKPRVAHHAKPSTSAEDRGPLVEIKLGSSFQPVESTSKVTNSLKSPPSSQSRPAPAASAGQPKPSSLPPLPKDVAVERYSGLRLRKPLVSSSEMDRKMADRRLIRLSQVPERLTREKLEDSDWVTFAVLVSKATPQSNASGKTFSIWKLNDLHNLEVFVSLLLFGEVHKEHWKTETGMVIGLLNPNPMKQKDGYDGVSLTVDHPQKVLLMGEAQDYSNCKAMKKNGDPCSQIVNMYDCQFCQYHVKAQYKKMSSKRAELQSSYSGKAPNKVKGKGGSLKERLCQDSFHYGGVSSAACAASLTASKPNKPAQKTLDKLFVKGSSQLIDQAKRLAVQSGEVSGCSNEFKSLLSMPTPGALQLKKHLIQGSKTVSKDAAGAPLQSISASDLLKQQKQRQRELLQNRLQRAGDTQKRVLQSSAGPRPASSSSLGRVGLTSPKAASEVPKNTQSPAAPHAPTLGRGFSEGDDILFFENSPPPAPAPSALSLSATKLLALKKLRAKGKGLQKEDPNAVKRKRSNSSEINSRVEKNLTSPKGETSSNEEEEPAQKKKRDQLLYVQSEEFQKILNAKSRHGAALQAAEYQLQERYFNVLVQKEQMEEKMKGIREMKCRAVSCKKCGYTYFKPADRCVEENHDLRWHDAVKRFFKCPCGQRAIALDRLPNKHCSNCGLFKWERDGMLKEKAGPKIGGELLLPRGEEHGKFLNSK, encoded by the exons ATGGACA GTGAGGATGATCTGGACATTTTGACGGCGCTGCTGGCGGAGAACGAGGGCATCGGAGAACAACAGGGCGGTCAGGAGGAGCAGGCAGACGACTTGGAGGGCCTGTTTGATGACGACAATGACGAAGGGGAGGAGTATAAAGATGGCATCGAGGAGGACGCAGAGAAAGACGACTCGATGTCGGAACTCTTTGGAGATGTGGATGACATTGAACATGAAGAGACAGACACTAAAGAGAAAGAATCTGCAGGAGAAGTGTGTGAGAGCCTGGACAGGTCCAGGGAGGATTTACAag ACGAACTCAGACGGATGCAGGAGCAGATGCGGCGGTTgcaacagcagctgaatgcAAGCCAGAAGGCTTCTGCCTCATGTTCCGCTCCAGTTACAGCTGCAGGGAGATCGGCTGCTCCCAAAACATTGACCCCCAAACCAACACCTCCACGACAGCCCTCCAAACAGACCCCGGCAAAACCAGACGCTGCCATTCAGAGGACCAAGACACAAGCAG cagcaacatcttCATCCACTCCAGTCAGAGAAGGAGGTGTGAAGCTCCAGGAGTCCTCTGACTTTTTTGATCAGCTCAACAATGCTGACTCCTTCAAGCGCAAACCCAGGGTAGCTCACCATGCCAAACCCAGCACATCCg CAGAAGACAGAGGGCCCCTGGTGGAGATAAAGCTTGGCAGCTCTTTCCAGCCAGTAGAGAGCACCAGCAAGGTCACCAACTCTCTGAAATCACCTCCATCCTCCCAGAGCAGACCTGCACCAGCTGCATCAGCAGGACAGCCCAaaccttcctctcttcctcctcttcctaaAGATGTGGCTGTTGAGAGATACTCAGGACTGCGGCTCAG AAAACCACTGGTTTCCTCCAGCGAGATGGATCGCAAGATGGCCGACCGCCGTCTGATCCGCTTGTCGCAGGTGCCTGAGCGTTTGACTCGGGAGAAGCTGGAGGACAGCGACTGGGTGACCTTTGCGGTGCTGGTCAGCAAGGCCACGCCACAGAGCAACGCAAGT GGCAAAACCTTCAGCATCTGGAAACTGAACGACCTCCATAACCTggaagtgtttgtgtctctgctgctgttcgGGGAAGTCCACAAAGAGCACTGGAAGACGGAGACGGGCATGGTCATCGGCCTCCTCAACCCCAACCCTATGAAGCAGAAAGACGGATATGACGGG GTGAGCCTGACGGTGGATCACCCACAGAAGGTGCTGCTGATGGGTGAAGCTCAGGACTACAGCAATTGCAAGGCCATGAAGAAGAACGGAGACCCCTGCTCTCAGATCGTTAACATG TATGACTGCCAGTTCTGCCAGTATCACGTCAAGGCCCAGTATAAGAAGATGAGCTCGAAGAGGGCCGAGCTGCAGTCGTCGTATTCTGGGAAAGCTCCCAACAAGGTGAAGGGGAAGGGCGGCAGCCTGAAAGAGCGCCTGTGTCAGGACAGCTTCCACTACGGCGGCGTGTCCTCAGCCGCCTGCGCTGCCTCACT aaCGGCGTCCAAACCGAACAAACCCGCCCAGAAGACTCTGGACAAGCTGTTTGTGAAGGGCTCGTCCCAGCTCATCGATCAGGCCAAGAGGCTGG ctgtgcaGTCTGGGGAAGTTTCAGGTTGTTCAAATGAATTTAAGAGCCTGCTGTCGATGCCAACACCTGGAGCTCTGCAGCTGAAGAAGCACCTGATACAGGGCAGCAAAACAG TTTCTAAAGATGCAGCTGGAGCTCCCCTTCAGTCCATCTCAGCCTCAGACCTGCTGaagcaacagaaacagaggcagCGAGAACTTCTGCAGAACCGTCTGCAGAGGGCAGGCGACACCCAGAAGAGGGTGCTGCAGAGCTCAGCAGGGCCCAGACCTGCGTCATCATCCTCACTGGGCCGGGTCGGTCTGACGTCCCCCAAAGCAGCGTCCGAGGTCCCAAAGAACACCCAGAGCCCTGCGGCCCCACACGCCCCCACCCTGGGCCGAGGTTTCTCCGAAGGGGACGACATCCTCTTCTTCGAAAACAGTCCTCCGCCTGCACCCGCCCCCAGCGCTCTCAGCCTATCAGCCACCAAGCTGTTGGCTCTGAAGAAGCTGAGAGCCAAAGGGAAGGGGCTTCAAAAGGAAGACCCCAACgctgtgaagaggaagaggagcaacAGCAGTGAGATCAACAGCAGGGTGGAGAAGAATCTCACCTCACCCAAGG GTGAAACATCCAGTAATGAGGAAGAGGAACCGGCCCAGAAGAAGAAGCGGGATCAGCTCCTCTACGTCCAGTCGGAGGAGTTTCAAAAGATCCTAAACGCCAAATCCCGACACGGCGCTGCGCTGCAGGCG GCTGAGTACCAGCTGCAGGAGCGCTACTTCAATGTCCTGGTGCAGaaggagcagatggaggagaagatgaagggCATCAGAGAGATGAAGTGTCGTGCCGTTTCCTGTAAAAAG TGCGGCTACACCTACTTCAAGCCGGCAGATCGTTGCGTGGAGGAGAATCATGACCTGCGCTGGCACGACGCTGTGAAGCGCTTCTTCAAATGCCCCTGCGGACAGAGAGCCATCGCTCTGGACAGGCTGCCCAACAAACACTGCAG TAACTGTGGGCTGTTTAAATGGGAGCGTGACGGGATGCTGAAG gaGAAAGCCGGACCAAAGATCGGCGGAGAGCTCCTCCTGCCTCGAGGAGAGGAGCACGGCAAGTTCCTCAACAGCAAGTGA
- the mcm10 gene encoding protein MCM10 homolog isoform X3 — MDSEDDLDILTALLAENEGIGEQQGGQEEQADDLEGLFDDDNDEGEEYKDGIEEDAEKDDSMSELFGDVDDIEHEETDTKEKESAGEVCESLDRSREDLQDELRRMQEQMRRLQQQLNASQKASASCSAPVTAAGRSAAPKTLTPKPTPPRQPSKQTPAKPDAAIQRTKTQAATSSSTPVREGGVKLQESSDFFDQLNNADSFKRKPRVAHHAKPSTSAEDRGPLVEIKLGSSFQPVESTSKVTNSLKSPPSSQSRPAPAASAGQPKPSSLPPLPKDVAVERYSGLRLRKPLVSSSEMDRKMADRRLIRLSQVPERLTREKLEDSDWVTFAVLVSKATPQSNASGKTFSIWKLNDLHNLEVFVSLLLFGEVHKEHWKTETGMVIGLLNPNPMKQKDGYDGVSLTVDHPQKVLLMGEAQDYSNCKAMKKNGDPCSQIVNMYDCQFCQYHVKAQYKKMSSKRAELQSSYSGKAPNKVKGKGGSLKERLCQDSFHYGGVSSAACAASLTASKPNKPAQKTLDKLFVKGSSQLIDQAKRLAVQSGEVSGCSNEFKSLLSMPTPGALQLKKHLIQGSKTVSKDAAGAPLQSISASDLLKQQKQRQRELLQNRLQRAGDTQKRVLQSSAGPRPASSSSLGRVGLTSPKAASEVPKNTQSPAAPHAPTLGRGFSEGDDILFFENSPPPAPAPSALSLSATKLLALKKLRAKGKGLQKEDPNAVKRKRSNSSEINSRVEKNLTSPKGETSSNEEEEPAQKKKRDQLLYVQSEEFQKILNAKSRHGAALQAAEYQLQERYFNVLVQKEQMEEKMKGIREMKCRAVSCKKCGYTYFKPADRCVEENHDLRWHDAVKRFFKCPCGQRAIALDRLPNKHCSNCGLFKWERDGMLKEKAGPKIGGELLLPRGEEHGKFLNSK, encoded by the exons ATGGACA GTGAGGATGATCTGGACATTTTGACGGCGCTGCTGGCGGAGAACGAGGGCATCGGAGAACAACAGGGCGGTCAGGAGGAGCAGGCAGACGACTTGGAGGGCCTGTTTGATGACGACAATGACGAAGGGGAGGAGTATAAAGATGGCATCGAGGAGGACGCAGAGAAAGACGACTCGATGTCGGAACTCTTTGGAGATGTGGATGACATTGAACATGAAGAGACAGACACTAAAGAGAAAGAATCTGCAGGAGAAGTGTGTGAGAGCCTGGACAGGTCCAGGGAGGATTTACAag ACGAACTCAGACGGATGCAGGAGCAGATGCGGCGGTTgcaacagcagctgaatgcAAGCCAGAAGGCTTCTGCCTCATGTTCCGCTCCAGTTACAGCTGCAGGGAGATCGGCTGCTCCCAAAACATTGACCCCCAAACCAACACCTCCACGACAGCCCTCCAAACAGACCCCGGCAAAACCAGACGCTGCCATTCAGAGGACCAAGACACAAGCAG caacatcttCATCCACTCCAGTCAGAGAAGGAGGTGTGAAGCTCCAGGAGTCCTCTGACTTTTTTGATCAGCTCAACAATGCTGACTCCTTCAAGCGCAAACCCAGGGTAGCTCACCATGCCAAACCCAGCACATCCg CAGAAGACAGAGGGCCCCTGGTGGAGATAAAGCTTGGCAGCTCTTTCCAGCCAGTAGAGAGCACCAGCAAGGTCACCAACTCTCTGAAATCACCTCCATCCTCCCAGAGCAGACCTGCACCAGCTGCATCAGCAGGACAGCCCAaaccttcctctcttcctcctcttcctaaAGATGTGGCTGTTGAGAGATACTCAGGACTGCGGCTCAG AAAACCACTGGTTTCCTCCAGCGAGATGGATCGCAAGATGGCCGACCGCCGTCTGATCCGCTTGTCGCAGGTGCCTGAGCGTTTGACTCGGGAGAAGCTGGAGGACAGCGACTGGGTGACCTTTGCGGTGCTGGTCAGCAAGGCCACGCCACAGAGCAACGCAAGT GGCAAAACCTTCAGCATCTGGAAACTGAACGACCTCCATAACCTggaagtgtttgtgtctctgctgctgttcgGGGAAGTCCACAAAGAGCACTGGAAGACGGAGACGGGCATGGTCATCGGCCTCCTCAACCCCAACCCTATGAAGCAGAAAGACGGATATGACGGG GTGAGCCTGACGGTGGATCACCCACAGAAGGTGCTGCTGATGGGTGAAGCTCAGGACTACAGCAATTGCAAGGCCATGAAGAAGAACGGAGACCCCTGCTCTCAGATCGTTAACATG TATGACTGCCAGTTCTGCCAGTATCACGTCAAGGCCCAGTATAAGAAGATGAGCTCGAAGAGGGCCGAGCTGCAGTCGTCGTATTCTGGGAAAGCTCCCAACAAGGTGAAGGGGAAGGGCGGCAGCCTGAAAGAGCGCCTGTGTCAGGACAGCTTCCACTACGGCGGCGTGTCCTCAGCCGCCTGCGCTGCCTCACT aaCGGCGTCCAAACCGAACAAACCCGCCCAGAAGACTCTGGACAAGCTGTTTGTGAAGGGCTCGTCCCAGCTCATCGATCAGGCCAAGAGGCTGG ctgtgcaGTCTGGGGAAGTTTCAGGTTGTTCAAATGAATTTAAGAGCCTGCTGTCGATGCCAACACCTGGAGCTCTGCAGCTGAAGAAGCACCTGATACAGGGCAGCAAAACAG TTTCTAAAGATGCAGCTGGAGCTCCCCTTCAGTCCATCTCAGCCTCAGACCTGCTGaagcaacagaaacagaggcagCGAGAACTTCTGCAGAACCGTCTGCAGAGGGCAGGCGACACCCAGAAGAGGGTGCTGCAGAGCTCAGCAGGGCCCAGACCTGCGTCATCATCCTCACTGGGCCGGGTCGGTCTGACGTCCCCCAAAGCAGCGTCCGAGGTCCCAAAGAACACCCAGAGCCCTGCGGCCCCACACGCCCCCACCCTGGGCCGAGGTTTCTCCGAAGGGGACGACATCCTCTTCTTCGAAAACAGTCCTCCGCCTGCACCCGCCCCCAGCGCTCTCAGCCTATCAGCCACCAAGCTGTTGGCTCTGAAGAAGCTGAGAGCCAAAGGGAAGGGGCTTCAAAAGGAAGACCCCAACgctgtgaagaggaagaggagcaacAGCAGTGAGATCAACAGCAGGGTGGAGAAGAATCTCACCTCACCCAAGG GTGAAACATCCAGTAATGAGGAAGAGGAACCGGCCCAGAAGAAGAAGCGGGATCAGCTCCTCTACGTCCAGTCGGAGGAGTTTCAAAAGATCCTAAACGCCAAATCCCGACACGGCGCTGCGCTGCAGGCG GCTGAGTACCAGCTGCAGGAGCGCTACTTCAATGTCCTGGTGCAGaaggagcagatggaggagaagatgaagggCATCAGAGAGATGAAGTGTCGTGCCGTTTCCTGTAAAAAG TGCGGCTACACCTACTTCAAGCCGGCAGATCGTTGCGTGGAGGAGAATCATGACCTGCGCTGGCACGACGCTGTGAAGCGCTTCTTCAAATGCCCCTGCGGACAGAGAGCCATCGCTCTGGACAGGCTGCCCAACAAACACTGCAG TAACTGTGGGCTGTTTAAATGGGAGCGTGACGGGATGCTGAAG gaGAAAGCCGGACCAAAGATCGGCGGAGAGCTCCTCCTGCCTCGAGGAGAGGAGCACGGCAAGTTCCTCAACAGCAAGTGA
- the mcm10 gene encoding protein MCM10 homolog isoform X2 — protein sequence MDSEDDLDILTALLAENEGIGEQQGGQEEQADDLEGLFDDDNDEGEEYKDGIEEDAEKDDSMSELFGDVDDIEHEETDTKEKESAGEVCESLDRSREDLQDELRRMQEQMRRLQQQLNASQKASASCSAPVTAAGRSAAPKTLTPKPTPPRQPSKQTPAKPDAAIQRTKTQAAATSSSTPVREGGVKLQESSDFFDQLNNADSFKRKPRVAHHAKPSTSEDRGPLVEIKLGSSFQPVESTSKVTNSLKSPPSSQSRPAPAASAGQPKPSSLPPLPKDVAVERYSGLRLRKPLVSSSEMDRKMADRRLIRLSQVPERLTREKLEDSDWVTFAVLVSKATPQSNASGKTFSIWKLNDLHNLEVFVSLLLFGEVHKEHWKTETGMVIGLLNPNPMKQKDGYDGVSLTVDHPQKVLLMGEAQDYSNCKAMKKNGDPCSQIVNMYDCQFCQYHVKAQYKKMSSKRAELQSSYSGKAPNKVKGKGGSLKERLCQDSFHYGGVSSAACAASLTASKPNKPAQKTLDKLFVKGSSQLIDQAKRLAVQSGEVSGCSNEFKSLLSMPTPGALQLKKHLIQGSKTVSKDAAGAPLQSISASDLLKQQKQRQRELLQNRLQRAGDTQKRVLQSSAGPRPASSSSLGRVGLTSPKAASEVPKNTQSPAAPHAPTLGRGFSEGDDILFFENSPPPAPAPSALSLSATKLLALKKLRAKGKGLQKEDPNAVKRKRSNSSEINSRVEKNLTSPKGETSSNEEEEPAQKKKRDQLLYVQSEEFQKILNAKSRHGAALQAAEYQLQERYFNVLVQKEQMEEKMKGIREMKCRAVSCKKCGYTYFKPADRCVEENHDLRWHDAVKRFFKCPCGQRAIALDRLPNKHCSNCGLFKWERDGMLKEKAGPKIGGELLLPRGEEHGKFLNSK from the exons ATGGACA GTGAGGATGATCTGGACATTTTGACGGCGCTGCTGGCGGAGAACGAGGGCATCGGAGAACAACAGGGCGGTCAGGAGGAGCAGGCAGACGACTTGGAGGGCCTGTTTGATGACGACAATGACGAAGGGGAGGAGTATAAAGATGGCATCGAGGAGGACGCAGAGAAAGACGACTCGATGTCGGAACTCTTTGGAGATGTGGATGACATTGAACATGAAGAGACAGACACTAAAGAGAAAGAATCTGCAGGAGAAGTGTGTGAGAGCCTGGACAGGTCCAGGGAGGATTTACAag ACGAACTCAGACGGATGCAGGAGCAGATGCGGCGGTTgcaacagcagctgaatgcAAGCCAGAAGGCTTCTGCCTCATGTTCCGCTCCAGTTACAGCTGCAGGGAGATCGGCTGCTCCCAAAACATTGACCCCCAAACCAACACCTCCACGACAGCCCTCCAAACAGACCCCGGCAAAACCAGACGCTGCCATTCAGAGGACCAAGACACAAGCAG cagcaacatcttCATCCACTCCAGTCAGAGAAGGAGGTGTGAAGCTCCAGGAGTCCTCTGACTTTTTTGATCAGCTCAACAATGCTGACTCCTTCAAGCGCAAACCCAGGGTAGCTCACCATGCCAAACCCAGCACATCCg AAGACAGAGGGCCCCTGGTGGAGATAAAGCTTGGCAGCTCTTTCCAGCCAGTAGAGAGCACCAGCAAGGTCACCAACTCTCTGAAATCACCTCCATCCTCCCAGAGCAGACCTGCACCAGCTGCATCAGCAGGACAGCCCAaaccttcctctcttcctcctcttcctaaAGATGTGGCTGTTGAGAGATACTCAGGACTGCGGCTCAG AAAACCACTGGTTTCCTCCAGCGAGATGGATCGCAAGATGGCCGACCGCCGTCTGATCCGCTTGTCGCAGGTGCCTGAGCGTTTGACTCGGGAGAAGCTGGAGGACAGCGACTGGGTGACCTTTGCGGTGCTGGTCAGCAAGGCCACGCCACAGAGCAACGCAAGT GGCAAAACCTTCAGCATCTGGAAACTGAACGACCTCCATAACCTggaagtgtttgtgtctctgctgctgttcgGGGAAGTCCACAAAGAGCACTGGAAGACGGAGACGGGCATGGTCATCGGCCTCCTCAACCCCAACCCTATGAAGCAGAAAGACGGATATGACGGG GTGAGCCTGACGGTGGATCACCCACAGAAGGTGCTGCTGATGGGTGAAGCTCAGGACTACAGCAATTGCAAGGCCATGAAGAAGAACGGAGACCCCTGCTCTCAGATCGTTAACATG TATGACTGCCAGTTCTGCCAGTATCACGTCAAGGCCCAGTATAAGAAGATGAGCTCGAAGAGGGCCGAGCTGCAGTCGTCGTATTCTGGGAAAGCTCCCAACAAGGTGAAGGGGAAGGGCGGCAGCCTGAAAGAGCGCCTGTGTCAGGACAGCTTCCACTACGGCGGCGTGTCCTCAGCCGCCTGCGCTGCCTCACT aaCGGCGTCCAAACCGAACAAACCCGCCCAGAAGACTCTGGACAAGCTGTTTGTGAAGGGCTCGTCCCAGCTCATCGATCAGGCCAAGAGGCTGG ctgtgcaGTCTGGGGAAGTTTCAGGTTGTTCAAATGAATTTAAGAGCCTGCTGTCGATGCCAACACCTGGAGCTCTGCAGCTGAAGAAGCACCTGATACAGGGCAGCAAAACAG TTTCTAAAGATGCAGCTGGAGCTCCCCTTCAGTCCATCTCAGCCTCAGACCTGCTGaagcaacagaaacagaggcagCGAGAACTTCTGCAGAACCGTCTGCAGAGGGCAGGCGACACCCAGAAGAGGGTGCTGCAGAGCTCAGCAGGGCCCAGACCTGCGTCATCATCCTCACTGGGCCGGGTCGGTCTGACGTCCCCCAAAGCAGCGTCCGAGGTCCCAAAGAACACCCAGAGCCCTGCGGCCCCACACGCCCCCACCCTGGGCCGAGGTTTCTCCGAAGGGGACGACATCCTCTTCTTCGAAAACAGTCCTCCGCCTGCACCCGCCCCCAGCGCTCTCAGCCTATCAGCCACCAAGCTGTTGGCTCTGAAGAAGCTGAGAGCCAAAGGGAAGGGGCTTCAAAAGGAAGACCCCAACgctgtgaagaggaagaggagcaacAGCAGTGAGATCAACAGCAGGGTGGAGAAGAATCTCACCTCACCCAAGG GTGAAACATCCAGTAATGAGGAAGAGGAACCGGCCCAGAAGAAGAAGCGGGATCAGCTCCTCTACGTCCAGTCGGAGGAGTTTCAAAAGATCCTAAACGCCAAATCCCGACACGGCGCTGCGCTGCAGGCG GCTGAGTACCAGCTGCAGGAGCGCTACTTCAATGTCCTGGTGCAGaaggagcagatggaggagaagatgaagggCATCAGAGAGATGAAGTGTCGTGCCGTTTCCTGTAAAAAG TGCGGCTACACCTACTTCAAGCCGGCAGATCGTTGCGTGGAGGAGAATCATGACCTGCGCTGGCACGACGCTGTGAAGCGCTTCTTCAAATGCCCCTGCGGACAGAGAGCCATCGCTCTGGACAGGCTGCCCAACAAACACTGCAG TAACTGTGGGCTGTTTAAATGGGAGCGTGACGGGATGCTGAAG gaGAAAGCCGGACCAAAGATCGGCGGAGAGCTCCTCCTGCCTCGAGGAGAGGAGCACGGCAAGTTCCTCAACAGCAAGTGA